The sequence below is a genomic window from Deferribacterota bacterium.
AGTGAACAATAAGATAGCTTAATTTAACGCCATCACCATAGAAAGAACCGTTTAATAATGCATTAATTATATAGGTAGCTTCTTTATCTCTAAAGTAGAATTTTGGCATAAATGTGTTAGGCTCTTTTATAGAATTTAATATCTCTTTTATTTCTTTTTCTCTTAATGATATATCTAAGTTGGCTGCTATATTATTTCCTTTATTTTTTATAGTATGGCATCTTCTACACCCCGCATTTTTAATAATTGTGTTACCCTTAAATACAGGATAACTTTTATCCATTAGAAAATAAGCAAATTTGCCCTTTATTATTTTTGTATGGGCTATATCTTTTCTCTTTGTATATTTATTTCCTCTATGGCATAGCGTACAATCACCCTTTGAAGCAAAGTGGTTTATATTATTATGGCAGCTAATGCAGAATTCTATTGATAATAAATAGGGTGTTAATATAAAAAAATAGAAAAAAATTAATAGAATTTTAATATCCAATCATGTCCCCTAAAGAAATATGCAATTATTGTCAGTATAATAATAATAAATATTATTAATATTGTAAAAATTGAAACTAACAAATCTTCTTTTGGAAACCATCTTGCTAAATGGCTAGAGGGATTTTTTCTAATTAATGGTAGAAATAAATAAAAAATAAATATTATTAGAACTATATAAATATAATATATAGAATAACTAACAACTTCTTGAATCCATAATAGAAACCACGCTGATTTTGCTGGATTTGGTGGGTTTTTGATGTCCGCTTTTTCCATTAAAGGGGCATCGAAAAATATAGAGCAAATTAATATTAAAGCTATTAAAAATAATGATGAATATTTAATAATCTTAAAGAAATAAGGATCACTCTTTATATGTTTTCTTTCTTTTTCCATTTTTATATGTAGGGCAAGACTCCTTTATCTTTTCTAATTCTATAAAAATGAATTGATATAAATATTAGCATAATTATAGGCACAATTATAATATGAAGAATATAAAATCTTAATAGGGTGTAGTTTGTTTGTATATTGTGAACCACTAAAAGATCTTTTATACCCTTGCCAAAAGGGATTGACTCTAAAAGATTCATTCCCGTTTGGGTAGCCCATAGAGACAATTGATCCATTGGCAATAGATAGCCAGAGTAGGCTTCAAATAATGACAAGACTAGCAAGATCATGCCTATAATCCAGTTGTAGCTCCTAAGTCTATAAACTCCTGTTAATATAACCCTTAGGGTGTGTAAGAATAATAGAACTAAAAAAAGGTGATTTGAAAACCTGTGCATATCCCTTAAGTATTTGCCAAGTAAAATATTTTCTTCTATAAACAATATTGAATTATATGCTCTTTCAGGTGTTGGTTCGTAATATATAGACAAGAGTATACCAGATATACAGAGGATAAAAAAGGCAAGTAGGGATAATCCGCCTAGACAGAATGTGTATGATATCTTCAGATTGTTTTTAAGTATTATTTTAGGGAATATATGTTTTAAAAATTCTGAAAACATAGCTAGCAGTATATAAATAGAGTATTTTTTATGATTTTAAAGGGTAAGTTTTTTAAATCTCTATTAGCTGGGCCTTTTAATGCCTTACCTGTTAGGCTAAACTTGCTACCATGACAAGGACAAATAAAATTTGTTTCCGTTAAATTAAGGGTGCAACCTAAATGTGTGCAAACTATGCTCAAAGCATATATTTTATTATCTTTATTTATAACAGCAACTCTCTTATTTTTTATTATTAACCCCCCTTCTTTAGGGATTCTGTCTAATTCTATTTTTATAGTGTTAGACTTTTTTAATCCAGAAGGAATTAAGTATTTATATAAAAAAATAAATCCAAATATCGCTAGAATGAGTTTTAGTATGTTTCTTTTAGAGATTCTATAAATTTTTCTACTTTTTTCCATTTCTCTATATATTTATTAATAAAATATTTATTCTTAACCCCAATTTTTTGATTATAAGTATTATTATCAATAAAAACACCATTTATTATCTGCTGATCCTTTTGTGAAAAAAATGAATCTATTTTAATATCATCTTTTTTTAGCTCATATACCCTTTTTTCTTTTTCTAGTAGTAGATATTTCTTTTTATTTCTATGGCATTCATCGCATAATACTACTTCTCTCCTAACAGTATGAGGGAAGAATGCTTTCCAATAAGAGCCGAGCAACCTATTATCATCGCCTATTAAAGTATTATTTACTATTTTTGTATAGAAAAATATAAATTCAGGCCTAATTGGGCTATATTTTCCTTTACTATTTAATCCCAAAAAGAGGTTGTAGTAATCCTTTAAAAATGAGCTTTTAACGTATTCATTAGAAATATTATTAAGACTATTATAATATTTTTTTACAGAACTATTTATAAATTGGATGTAGAATGTACCAAGCTCATTCACTGTCCATGCAGAATGGCATGCATAACACTCCATTTTTTCCATGTGTTCATTTATGCTGTGCTCTACAATAGTTTTATCAATTTTTTTATGGCAATCTCTGCAATCTTTAGAATATTTCTTTTCTTTAATAAAGCTTTCCATAGAATGACATTGGTGACATTCTATATTTTTTTCATAATGAACATCTGGTAGCATTTTAAGATAGTATAGTCCATCTTTTTTGATTCCTCTTTTATATCTTTCATGATCCTCTCTTATTGCAAGCCCTAAGTAATCGATGCCAACGAAATAACCACGATGGCAC
It includes:
- the extS gene encoding selenite/tellurite reduction operon c-type cytochrome lipoprotein ExtS, with translation MDIKILLIFFYFFILTPYLLSIEFCISCHNNINHFASKGDCTLCHRGNKYTKRKDIAHTKIIKGKFAYFLMDKSYPVFKGNTIIKNAGCRRCHTIKNKGNNIAANLDISLREKEIKEILNSIKEPNTFMPKFYFRDKEATYIINALLNGSFYGDGVKLSYLIVHFEENSIKSNPFNENCGSCHKVISKKSGPTGEGDIGPNLSGLFTKYFNNTIEIKKWNNKDLRRWIKNPRKLKDNALMPPIDINEGRVDEILEILK
- a CDS encoding cytochrome B6 → MEKERKHIKSDPYFFKIIKYSSLFLIALILICSIFFDAPLMEKADIKNPPNPAKSAWFLLWIQEVVSYSIYYIYIVLIIFIFYLFLPLIRKNPSSHLARWFPKEDLLVSIFTILIIFIIIILTIIAYFFRGHDWILKFY
- a CDS encoding cytochrome b N-terminal domain-containing protein; translated protein: MFSEFLKHIFPKIILKNNLKISYTFCLGGLSLLAFFILCISGILLSIYYEPTPERAYNSILFIEENILLGKYLRDMHRFSNHLFLVLLFLHTLRVILTGVYRLRSYNWIIGMILLVLSLFEAYSGYLLPMDQLSLWATQTGMNLLESIPFGKGIKDLLVVHNIQTNYTLLRFYILHIIIVPIIMLIFISIHFYRIRKDKGVLPYI
- a CDS encoding Rieske (2Fe-2S) protein → MEKSRKIYRISKRNILKLILAIFGFIFLYKYLIPSGLKKSNTIKIELDRIPKEGGLIIKNKRVAVINKDNKIYALSIVCTHLGCTLNLTETNFICPCHGSKFSLTGKALKGPANRDLKNLPFKIIKNTLFIYC
- the extO gene encoding selenite/tellurite reduction operon b-type cytochrome iron-sulfur cluster-binding subunit ExtO, whose product is MRIKLTIIGLLTVLSAIIVTSTLLAKDCQKCHGNIKNLGKHRLINCKECHIYEENHYKIDRQSFDYDICLKCHNKYKKIKDSLMVNRKKEKDIINHTFNEVDNNFYNKNCKKNCHISHCFDCHIFNKKIHDIGLPTNEKCVKCHRGYFVGIDYLGLAIREDHERYKRGIKKDGLYYLKMLPDVHYEKNIECHQCHSMESFIKEKKYSKDCRDCHKKIDKTIVEHSINEHMEKMECYACHSAWTVNELGTFYIQFINSSVKKYYNSLNNISNEYVKSSFLKDYYNLFLGLNSKGKYSPIRPEFIFFYTKIVNNTLIGDDNRLLGSYWKAFFPHTVRREVVLCDECHRNKKKYLLLEKEKRVYELKKDDIKIDSFFSQKDQQIINGVFIDNNTYNQKIGVKNKYFINKYIEKWKKVEKFIESLKETY